The following is a genomic window from Benincasa hispida cultivar B227 chromosome 7, ASM972705v1, whole genome shotgun sequence.
tagattaTTTGTGATAAAGCATTTATCttgaaaaatggtgttgatatatgttctgcaacaaatgaaaatattttatgtgTACTAAGGCTGCTAGTATCTAAAATGCTCCATAAAGTTGAAATGTTCAACACCGCAATTACACAAAACAAAAGAAGGAAAGTTTCTCCAAgagaaaatgctcatctttgaCATCTAAGACTAGGTCATATTAATCCCAATAGGATTTAAAGGTTGGTTAAGAATGCACTTataaacgagttagaagaaaaatatttaccaatatgtgaatcttgtctagaaggaaaaatgacaaaacaaccttttactggaaaaggttatagagccaaagaacccttggagcttatacattcagacctttgtggttcgatgaatatTAAAATAAGGGAAAATTTTGAATACTTCGTCACTTTTATTGacgattattctagatatgagtatgtttacCTAATACAACATGAGTATGAtgcatttgaaaagttcaaaaagtataaggttgaaattgaaaatttattaggtaaaaggataaaaatacttcaattagatcgaggtggagagtacatggataaTATGACAATTATGTGAAGTTTGCCAACACATACATCTcttaaaataacaattttttaacaattttttctttgttaatGCTTTTACCTACATTTAGCTTGGAATCTCTAGTGATCTTGGTAATGTTTTTGACAACTAAGATAGAAGAAAAGCCTAAGAGATTTTTAATTACAGTGTATTTTAAGGAAAAAAGGATAGACTTCAAATACGAATGCAAAGAGGCTAGAGTTTCgttttgtattaaactacaaACCTAAACTATAAGAAATTTAAGCTAATTTAGGTATCTTCATTTTAACCATTGATATAATCTAATGCATGATAGGATAAAATTGCTATACAATGAGGGATGGATCTATGAAGGGACCAGGGACACTTGTCCCCTAACATCGGGTTATTttaccaatatatatatatatatatatatgatttttttattaaatataaaatataatttagttaaTAGGCAATATCTGCttggggatttttttttttaatcaatttttgttgcttaaaatttcatatattatatataatagcTTAAAATACttcattccaaaaaaaaaaaaaaattgtttgtaaTGGAACCtcacaatttcaattttgtagtcAATAGTTACATTAAGTTCAAAAATTATAGATGACACAAATGGATGAAAATTTTAACCTTATATAAGGTTGTGCTCCCTAACATGAAATTCTGTACATCAATCTAATTTAAtagaattatattttaaaattaagattaatttttatttctttgttttcttctcattttcaaTGGACAGAGAAAAAAACAAACGATAAGCCTGAAATCATATTAAATCATACCAACTAAATAATTTTTGGTTGAGAAAATTTGGCCGACGCCCCACAGCCTGTCTTACTTACTTCAAGACccccttaaaaaaataataataataatttattaaaaacttgttttgttaaaaaaaaaaaaaaaaaacaataatttaatggAATCCAAGGTGAGATTGtggtttgaaaattaaaatccgATTGTTCCCATTGATAAAATAATGGATAACAAATGAATTGGCTTACTTTTTATAATACAATTGAAGATAGGAGGATTCAAATCACAGATCTCTTATAAATtaccaacatattcaaatgttaattGAGTTGGGAGagagaagaaataaaaaatttaatttaaaatagcttatactatttaaaataataaaaactaacaACTAAAAATTTACATTCTAAAAACTTAAAAGTAAAACACACATTTTCTTCCAAATTGGAGactaaaaactcaatttttccccagaaaaaaaaaatatacaaccgatagacacaaaaaaaaaattaattttagaatcagttgctttttaaatttttttaatttattttgatttcaaatttttcttttaaattaaagcTTCATCAGCCTAGTATTTTTCATAGTACAAGTACAACAACTGCATGCACCTTTAGACTCAAATATCGAAGCTTCACAAgcttattaataattaatatatattgatattttaaaaaaaaaaacatgtataatttattttgagtggaagaagaaaacggAGATCCACACATGTAAAATTCAGAAAAACAAAAACTGGAGGAGCTATTTATTCTCTCTCATTCTCATCACATTGTGCAGCGGAGTTTATAGTCATCTCCCAATTTGTTATCACCTATTAGCTGAGATAAGGTGAAAATTCTGGGCTCATCAAGCTTCCTCTATCAGCCTTAATCTGAAACAATGTCATCTTCACCGCCGCCGTCGACAACCCGCCGCCACCTGCTGGTTTTTCCTTTTCCAGCTCAAGGCCATATGCTCCCGCTTCTCGATCTCACCCATCATTTAGCCTCTCATGGCGGCTTCACCATCACCATCTTGGTTACTCCCAAAAACCTCTCAGTCCTTCACCCCCTTCTTTCCGCTCACTCCTCCGACTCTGTTCGCACTCTGGTTCTTCCCTTACCCCATCATCCCAAATTGCCTAATGGCGTTGAAAACATCAAAGATATCGGCAACCATGGCAATGTTCCTATCTTGTTGGCTCTCCGTCAGCTCCATGATCCCATTGTTGAGTGGTTCAACTCCCACTCTTCTCCTCCCAACGCCATCATTTCCGATTTCTTCCTCGGCTGGACTCAATCCCTCGCCGACCGTCTTCAAATTCCCAGGATTGTTTTCTACTCCTCTGGTGCCTTCCTCGTTAATGTCATGGATTACTGCTGGATTCACACAAAAACAACTAATCTTCGTTCTTCTATTACGATTCCTAACATACCCAACTCACCCTCTTTCGAAAGAGAGCATTGGTCGTTCATGTCCCTGAAATACCAGGATTCAGACCCTGATTGGGTTCTATTGAGGGATGATGCCATGGCTAATGCAAACAGTTGGGGTAGTGTTTTCAATACGTTCGAGAATTTGGAGCATGACTATTTGGAGCATTTAAGGAAGGAAAGGGGGGAAGGGCGTGTATTTGGAGTTGGGCCGCTGAATCTCATCGGCGATAAGGATGGGCGTAACCCAATTAGAGATTCGAGTTTAAAGGTACTGACATGGCTTGATGGATGCCCTGATGATTCGGTGGTTTACGTTTGTTTTGGGAGTCAAAAGAAATTGAATCGGCAGCAAATGGAAGCACTGGCTTCTGGGCTTGAGAAAAGCGGTACTCGATTCGTGTGGGTGGTTCAGACAATTCACCAAACAGATGGTGGATTCAATGGAATACCAATTGGTTTTGAGGATCGTGTGTCAGATCGGGGAATATTNATGGAATACCAATTGGTTTTGAGGATCGTGTGTCAGATCGGGGAATATTGGTGAAGGGATGGGCGCCGCAAGTGGCGATACTAAACCACCGAGCCGTGGGGGGGTTTCTGAGTCACTGTGGCTGGAACTCGGTGCTTGAGAGTATAGTGGGCGGAGTAATGATACTTGGTTGGCCCATGGAAGCGGACCAATTTATTAATGCGAGGCTATTGGTAGAAGAGTTGGGAGTGGCGGTGCGCGTTTGCGAGGGGACGAACTCGGTGCCTGAATCGGACGAGTTGGGGAAGGTAATCGCCGAGTCTATGAGCGGAGATTCGCCGGAGAAGATGAAAGCGAAAGCGCTGAAAAGAGAGGCGGTAGAGGCAGTGAGGAGCAATGGGAGTTCATGGAAAGACATGCAAGACTTGGTCAATAAGCTGATTCACCTTCCTCTAAGGACATGACATTACCTCATCCTCATGTATTTGGACTTCGAAAATTGGGCAAAATAAGTTACCATTTGTTTTTTTGacctatttttttaaacaaattttttcATGCAAACATGATTGTATAATTACTCTTACGTCCCTTATCACCAAcctacaaaattaatttacatttttcacttaaaattaatttatccaaaaacCATTAACACAAAATTATTCACACAAAAAATTCTccatcaaatttgatttgtttacAACCCTACAAAAAGTTCTCTTCATCAAATTGTTTTTAGAACGAAATTCATTAAGTCCAAAACTTGTATCTCACAGAGTTGTAATTTTGTACACTATGTCGTAAGAAggtatatatttcatttttttttatgtattctCAATAGTTCACTAATTTTtgggaaaattgaaaaaactaaatgatgtttttggagtttgatttaTCCTTGTTTTGTtgattgtttctttttattattatttttttttaataatggcttgcatttgattttatttataaatctatattaaaaaaattttaatagcaattttttttaagatacccGATTGGGCTTCACCAGGTATTCACCAGGCAGGAAGCAAATGAGTTCAAATTACCTGGTCGAGCTTCATCGGGAACAAATAAATGTCAGAATAAATTTAACCCAACTGGGCTTTACCGGGGATTCACCGAGTAGAAAGAAAAGTAGTTCAAATTACCCGGTCGGGCTTCACCGGGAGCAAAATAAATGCTTGAATAAGTTTGATTCCCGGCCGAGCTTCACCGGGTTGTTgtgttttatatcctaaaactcgtggtttgtaaacaatagaacttattctgaaaattcaataagttgttattaaatagatgttttgcttattagaaatccaataaacctaaaagtcccttgactattacacgagtacttgaactttatgtagagacataaaagtggatcaggttcgagtaaaaagtcaaaatgatctatagtatatgaataaggttgggtgccttattctggtaacactattggatgtggcatgctctgtagttgttacaaagagttgtaaagtgctacaaacgaagtgatccaaattcgtacatgttatgacatgaggagtgggggtgtccttgtgcaaaaaggtttgtacaagatcggaccacgaaattagtcactcttactttataacgttgattgttgtttaagactaactatttcaaagcgattacctaagtaacttgatcccaatcctgagctaactatgaactcctgtttattcgagattattcttagatttgcataggtgaaggttgacTCAACAATACCAACTCAATAACCTcttatttcaggggtaagaccggatggataactggggacatagagtgcaagaaggaactcactcctacccgctgttagagatagtagagaggttgttcctttaagtgttgattctaggtcttgaacaaggggccccaccctctcattggccagagagggactcgatttgttgattagatcacaaatcaattgttcattagaggatcagtgggacttaaggaacaagaggtaatttcggggataaaacagagacttgacccaaccgttattacgaacaacctgtgaagggttaacttactaatcatgattatatcgagtggacataatatatctatagtgaggggagttcaactatgggctttagtggagtgacccattagttaacgaatgggggttagttcagtctaatgagtttagccgattaatctcgaataggtggaacccatgatctgtaggttcgcaaggtccccctactagctcggaaatggattagctctagagtagtatgataagttactttgaaatgttcaaattagaattaaacggaattggagaattaatatttaaatatgaatttaatatatgaaggtgaatttgtgtaaaattaatttaatatttgatattaaattaattagaattatttaagttattatttattaattttattagataaattaattttataaaattaataatattttcaattttagaaaataaattgatttatgaaatcaatttttgaaaagttgaaaaagaagaaaaacacaaaatgaaattcgagtttttccatcatcatcttcaagttgctcacacTAAACCCACCATATTTAAGCTTCAAAtacttcaagcatgagctgcatctcatgcagccattcTCATTGCATAATGGAatgtaatatattgaagagattggagtgaaattgaGGTAATGCAATCGtaagaatttttgctgaaaaattcggttgaagaaggtgttcttcaagtgggttatTGTTGAGATATTCTTCAAGTTcccttgattccagcttattttgagtcccacaactcaatctagagcaccaagagaatagtagggaagatcttgaggtggtctacaataagatttggagagaATTTGTAACTGGAAATCGAAATttcaagagttctacaaaggtatgacttgaaacccatttatttctactAGAACATGCTTTCGTTCCTACcgaaattaatgaattagaatgcttattgatccttgtcaCTTCTGCTGCGtgctgatacaatccaacaattggtatcaaagcatcatttaagcatttatttcagtttaattttggtgtggtaggtgttttatatgagttatatgaaactgttgtactgatatggttttctgagttttggcttttCATTTCCCTttgatttctcaattaaatttgtaattggctcttgtttgatgagcttatatgtgttcccaagagtctgtaattttttttgaaatcattagagttgaaattaaattgtaattgaagaaacaagtgaagaaggccgagttgcagattttagtttttcagcctctgttcatatcgtcgttgaggtttagtgctagacgatcgtttaacctcgggcgttagacgatgtgaagaaaagctagacgatcgtgtagttacaAGCGTTGAGCGTTGAAGTGttatgcactagacgatcgtgtacctgtgggagctaaacgatgcgttgaattGCTAcgcgatggcactacacgatcgtgtagctttgcgtgggagctaaacgatgggttgaagtgctatgtgatagcactacacgatcgtttacccttGAGCAGTAGCTAAGTGATGCGTTGAGGTGCTATGcaatagcactacacgatcgtttacctttatgCACATGTTAAACGATCAATAAGAGGCGTTATGCGATGGCGCTCAGCATTCGTGTTGTATTTGTCTAGCATTAGACGACTTTGCTGCATTATAGTgttagacactaagcgatcgtgtagtgttgtcCGACACTAGACAATGACACTATGGGATAGAAGGaagatacacgatcgtgtagcttggTCAGGCGCTATGTATTGGCTGCTACACGATCACGCAAACGCTAAACGATCAGGAAAACGCATGATGATGGttgtcattgctaaacgatgagcctTAGCGAGATATTGAGCATGGAGTGAGAGCAGTCGGTTCGACCAATTCTCTTGAGGTCTGGTATGattcagcctcaaatggtttttTGCTGGTTTGGTTCAGACTTTGCTGGTTCGATTTAGACGGTTTGGAGCGATTcaagctgttttgtaataattaggattttgtttgtttgtttatgccaaaactaaaaccatatcaatccgtgtttaattatttatgcatttgatgtatgttataattaaataaatcttgtatgtgcatatagtatgccatgtagaatcccaccatagaaagcaAATTACTTGCactgaaagtatgttataaaatgttataatatatagtatgcatgttagggtttattgtatttaatataattgttatattaaatattgaatgttttTATGTATATTGTGGATGTTTAGTatatctaaagttttataagttgttataaaattgggttagatgtttaaaatccataacaaagaacaattgcatgctcacataggttaaccactcgttttaatagttaaaataggtcgttaaacttataaaactcGAGTTataaactcaaccggtatataatcttgtcgaaggctgggggtatttaagttgacggtctacggaacacctcctacctggggattatgtgaattattgagcgttggtaacgggttttatgagcatacgtgagcaatgtgaggtaataaaacgatttatcacctagacatcgtaggtttaaatccatttataagtgttatacttggataaaccacataaacttagggttgtttttattagccgaaaaagaacctaagtataaatttacctttttaatagaacacttcagtggtagttcaataacttctatatgataaagatattagaaaacttcagtgggagattaataacatatacgatacgttatttttagctctcacatgcctaagagttcacagtctaAATTTAAGTtatacttcgtgtcaccctgggagtgacctccatacggaaagtattttttagcttaaatctagatttcagtGAATAAAGGGAAGTTGTTCGAATAGAAATTAAGTAtacgatttcaactgccacgtctccacatagtttacaatatgagattcatatgacgcttcgtgtcaccctgagagtgacctccatacaGAAAGTGgatgtatgagtcaataacaaggtaaacgggggaagtagttcatagtaagtaggtgaaggaaatctgtcaacatatcctgcggtctcttccgttagtttggaccgtgagattcttatgttgcgcctgctggttagctttaagtggCCCTTTACTAGTCATTTAACAACGGTTATCCCCACGAAGGGTTGTaatataggattcagaacaactcaagctctagagatggataagatttcttaggtccattcccaaccttgactctccactTCGGTAGCAAACTTGGGGTCGACCTCTAacgtctgaaaatggagggttacacttacagaattattaagtgttaataaatTTTGACCAAAAGCGGTatctaaatgactatcggaatatgagttattctggagatagtatttaatcaagaatgtcttgctgtagtatcgttgcaaaagaataatcttgggcaCATTATTaaattgctaaaatttgattggatttGAAAGCAAtacacttatagaatttgtttataatttcataatAAGAGTTCGataatacaattgttggcatcaGATAAACTGATCGGGGATAATTATGTAacctggaaatcaaatttgaacatgatacttgtgatagacgatttgtggtttgtcttaacagaggattgtcctcccatccGAGCTCTAATACAAACTGAACTATTCGAGATGCATATGATAGATGGATTAGTATATCCTCGCCaacatatctgatgttttgacaaagaaacatgaggatatgggtactgccaaagagattatggaatctctacatgggatgtttggacaaccgtccttcaccTTAAGGCATGATGCCATAAAGTACGTTTACAACAGccgcatgaaagagggggcctctgttcgtgaacatatcctggacatgatggtccactttaatatgaTAGAAGTAAACTACGTTGTTGTTGACGAGAGACGTCAAgtcggttttattctagaatctcttccaaagagttttatGCAATTCAGTACGAATGcactgatgaataaaattgaatataatttgACGACTctgctgaatgagctacaggcttaccagactatGTTGAGAACTAAGTATCTGgaatcagaagtaaatgttactactgctgAGAAAAGGGGAACATCCTTCAAGCCTGACGTTGCCTCATCTTcacagagtaagagtattcctgttaagaagggcaaagggaaagggaagacgAAACCTGCTGGAAAGAAAGGCAAGAAAAACGCTGCAgataaaggaaagtgtttccactgcaacgaagaaTGGCACTGGAAAAGAAACTACCCTCAGTACCATgtcgagaagagagcagagaaagcaaaCTAGTTCTTAGGGACCGCTTACTCAGCTTGACCAGTAAGAGATGTTGCTACTTGATCTTACTTGCTTTTGTgatcttgtaaagaacaaattgtatatatttttgttgtaaatgaaatgttcattatcgaaaaaaatttgaaaccgaattaattcgattcggtttgtttcaattttgaaaatcgaatttgaaatcGAATCGAACCATTTTAacgaatatttatttatttatttatatgtttatataatttttttaaaaaaagagtaaaaccaaatttaaattgaaccatttttaatttaaagaacaaaactgaatttaaaatcgaatcgaaccgaaccgtaccattttttaattaagaaaatacaacatagattttttaaaaatttcaaaaccaaatttgaaaccgaaccgaagcACATATATGCAGTTTGGTTCGATTCAGTTTGAACCAATTAATCGTTTGGTTCGATTttacatattaaaaaattcGATTTGGTTCGGTTTCACCATCAAACTGAACCAAATCGAGCCATTTCCACCACTAGTGagatggccagatcgccaactcaacaagcctaccattttggggattcttctgattggggagctgggatcACAGCTACACAATAAGGAATTCGCTCCTTCCCCAGtgtcggggcaagtagataatgCTCCTTTAatggctgattctgaggcttgaacaatatgtcgcccaccctctcctagctcgagagagttttaatcatagttggactatgatttattgttcattagagagatcggtGGTACTTGAGAGTtaaaatgtaactacaggggcaaacggtaattttggcccaactgttacttacgagcaatttgtgaagggtcattatacTATTGATtgcttatatccaatggacacagaattatattttatagtgcgaaagagttcagctgtcgatctttagtagagtaaccGATAGTTAACGGGTAGTGAATAATTCAGtgatagacttgtctatatttgcaattgtttttaaatgatgttttacatttggttattattcctaaaaatgctaccaattgcaattacccaataatttaattaaagaatttaattaattattcacgtatcattgaaccttcaagctacagatctaaaggtcccctcggtagctcaatgaGATTTAACGAGAATTAGTTTTTGCAATGATTTGAATTTGTTCAAATTacttgaggaaattaattatatgtgatataattaattaaattttaattatatatgatataattactatactgaatttgatacattataatattaaataaagtttttttagatgaaataaatattgaatatgattcaaatattaatgtattaattggattcatatggttaaatttaatataaatgtgatttatattaaaagcaaTTTGTGGGAGAAAggaaaccataggttatattgtatataatacaatattaaaactataggttatatgttatatttatgtaacatatagtttaatatatatgtatgataagttagttgccatatgaatatatataattatttctttaaattaattaattaattaaattgtttttttaaaatttttttttttttgtaaggaattgctcccttaagccttagaatcagcccttaaggagcaatttatttacttaccccaacctcggggaagaagtgaattccttcttgtgtataTATGTTCCCAGGtccccaataagacgaatccctaaaatagtaagcttattgagtcggcgatctggctactctcacccatacaaatcaaaggatctccttcataggcaggaattcacaaTTCACTTgggattcaggtcatattacctgtggtcatcctggtgaaatgtaagtcttcattataaacagtgttatataatgagactaaacattttgtggtatggtcttatacaaacttctttgtatagaatatccctgctcacatgtctacacatgaatgatcaagatcagatcatttgtagcactttacaaaaattgtaaaacctataaagcgggtcatactcgtagtgtcaccaggataaggtatctagtcttatccatctactacagaccatttaggttatcacttatttgggattggtgtcctaattctcctggtagtctcatagtttgtaaacactttgtgaaaatattgttattaataaaataagtgttattttatgagcatttatcaatccaataaactaagatccgtgtttatttcatgtaacttaagcatgtatgtggagacatacaagtggatcatgctttaaataataacctaaatagtctgtagtataagaataaaggagaaatattttatccttgtgacactatggatacagctcactttgtaaatgttacaagtgttgtaaagtgctacaaatgatctgatcctgaccattcatgtgaagacatgcgagcggggtatcctatacaaagagtttgtataaaaccagactacgagatgattagtctctttatataacgtcgttgataattgagacttacatttcactaggatgaccataggtgacatgaccttaatcttgagtgagttgggaactcttgctcatgaggGCAGTCCGATTGGGGATTCGTccgattggggagctgggaactcgctaacaagacggaattcacttcttccccgtagtaggggtaagtagataaattgcttccttaagagctgatttggtcttgaacatagtgatcacaccctctctttgagagaggactcagtcatagtagaactatgacttattgttcattagaggaatcggtggtacttaaggaattagatgtaactacaggagcaaaatggtaaattgacctaTTCGTACTTACAAacgatttgtaaagggtcatcgccctattgattggttatatccaatggacacggaaatatatttgtagtgcgaagagtgcaactgtcggtctttagtggagtgaccaacagttaacagatggtggatctcatgattaaagatttagtcagttattcacgttcccgttggagcttcaagctacaggtccataaggtccttttggtagctcaatgggttcaagttgagaatcagattttgggttagtttgaagtgttcaaattaacaagatgaaatttaattatatgtgatataattaaataaattcaattatatgtga
Proteins encoded in this region:
- the LOC120081756 gene encoding UDP-glycosyltransferase 89A2-like isoform X2, coding for MSSSPPPSTTRRHLLVFPFPAQGHMLPLLDLTHHLASHGGFTITILVTPKNLSVLHPLLSAHSSDSVRTLVLPLPHHPKLPNGVENIKDIGNHGNVPILLALRQLHDPIVEWFNSHSSPPNAIISDFFLGWTQSLADRLQIPRIVFYSSGAFLVNVMDYCWIHTKTTNLRSSITIPNIPNSPSFEREHWSFMSLKYQDSDPDWVLLRDDAMANANSWGSVFNTFENLEHDYLEHLRKERGEGRVFGVGPLNLIGDKDGRNPIRDSSLKVLTWLDGCPDDSVVYVCFGSQKKLNRQQMEALASGLEKSGTRFVWVVQTIHQTDGGFNGIPIGFEDRVSDRGILVKGWAPQVAILNHRAVGGFLSHCGWNSVLESIVGGVMILGWPMEADQFINARLLVEELGVAVRVCEGTNSVPESDELGKVIAESMSGDSPEKMKAKALKREAVEAVRSNGSSWKDMQDLVNKLIHLPLRT
- the LOC120081756 gene encoding UDP-glycosyltransferase 89A2-like isoform X1; this translates as MSSSPPPSTTRRHLLVFPFPAQGHMLPLLDLTHHLASHGGFTITILVTPKNLSVLHPLLSAHSSDSVRTLVLPLPHHPKLPNGVENIKDIGNHGNVPILLALRQLHDPIVEWFNSHSSPPNAIISDFFLGWTQSLADRLQIPRIVFYSSGAFLVNVMDYCWIHTKTTNLRSSITIPNIPNSPSFEREHWSFMSLKYQDSDPDWVLLRDDAMANANSWGSVFNTFENLEHDYLEHLRKERGEGRVFGVGPLNLIGDKDGRNPIRDSSLKVLTWLDGCPDDSVVYVCFGSQKKLNRQQMEALASGLEKSGTRFVWVVQTIHQTDGGFNGIPIGFEDRVSDRGILVKGWAPQVAILNHRAVGGFLSHCGWNSVLESIVGGVMILGWPMEADQFINARLLVEELGVAVRVCEGTNSVPESDELGKVIAESMSGDSPEKMKAKALKREAVEAVRSNGSSWKDMQDLVNKLIHLPLRT